From the genome of Hyperolius riggenbachi isolate aHypRig1 chromosome 9, aHypRig1.pri, whole genome shotgun sequence, one region includes:
- the LOC137531913 gene encoding E3 ubiquitin-protein ligase TRIM8-like, whose amino-acid sequence MASADVTAELRCSICMEIYRDPVTLPCGHNFCRGCITQAWDHQTHLKEYKCPECQKIYRKRPELVRNTTLHNICEAFHATETDQEQTGVFCNYCDFPVPATKSCLQCETSLCDHHLRKHDRSGGHTLLPPTTDLGKRKCSVHKKILEYYCTEDAACVCVSCYVIGGHVGHKMLSLVEASEEKKKKLRNYLQKLMAEKEKAEKRVQSLEEHRRKAQPKADGEENRENALFRDLRGWQVESYDVNRKLEIKKEELSKKICHIEELCNMTDPLTVLQESHTGDLCDMGDGESDITRRAQYYDDAMKRQEIKKEELSRKMCSIEEECNMPDPLSVLLDVTGDIEAVYEDRYDNLRHYGGDLGVIDDMEEY is encoded by the coding sequence ATGGCATCTGCAGATGTGACTGCTGAGCTCCGCTGCTCCATCTGTATGGAGATCTATAGAGATCCTGTGACCTTGCCGTGTGGCCACAACTTCTGCCGGGGCTGCATCACACAAGCCTGGGACCATCAGACGCATCTGAAGGAATATAAATGTCCTGAATGTCAGAAGATATACAGGAAGAGGCCTGAGCTGGTGAGGAACACAACATTACATAATATCTGTGAGGCATTTCATGCTACAGAGACAGATCAGGAGCAGACCGGGGTCTTCTGTAATTACTGTGACTTTCCTGTTCCTGCTACTAAATCCTGTCTGCAGTGTGAGACCTCCTTGTGTGATCATCACCTGAGGAAACATGACAGGTCAGGGGGACACACTTTACTGCCTCCCACCACTGACCTGGGGAAGaggaaatgctccgtccataagaagatcctggagtattactgcactgaggatgctgcctgtgtctgtgtgtcctgctATGTGATTGGGGGACATGTAGGGCATAAGATGCTGTCACTGGTGGAGGCTtctgaggagaagaagaagaagctgagaAATTATCTGCAGAAACTGATGGCAGAGAAAGAGAAGGctgagaaaagagtccagagtctggaggaacacaggagaaaagcacaaccaAAGGCAGATGGTGAAGAAAACAGAGAAAATGccctgtttagagacctcaggGGATGGCAGGTAGAATCCTATGATGTCAACAGGAAACTGGAGATAAAGAAGGAGGAGCTGTCCAAGAAGATATGTCACATTGAGGAGTTGTGTAATatgactgatccactgactgtcttacaggaatcacacacaggtgacttgtgtgacatgGGGGATGGAGAGAGTGACATCACCAGGCGGGCACAATACTATGATGATGCCATGAAACGGCAGGAGATAAAGAaggaggagctgtccaggaagatgtgTTCCATTGAGGAGGAATGTAACATGCCTGATCCATTATCTGTTTTACTGGATGTGACAGGTGACATAGAAGCGGTATATGAGGACAGATATGATAATCTGCGTCATTATGGAGGGGATCTGGGTGTGATAGATGACATGGAAGAGTACTGA